The Corallococcus soli DNA window GAGCCATCCCGGGTGCGCGCCTTCCTCTCCGAACGGGTGCTGGGCCAGGAGACGGCGGTGGAGCGCGCGGCGGCCGTGGTGTCCGTGCTGAAGGCGGGCCTTGGCGACACGCGCCGCCCGCTGGGCGTGCTGCTCTTCGTGGGCCCCACCGGCGTGGGCAAGACGGAGCTGTCCAAGGCGCTGGCGGAGCTGCTCTTCGGCGCGAAGGAGCGCATGGTCCGCCTGGACATGGGCGAATACGCCGGCCCGGATGCGCTCCTGCGCCTGCTGGGGGACGGCGAGACGCCCGGGCACCTGTCGGCCGCAGTGCGCCGCCAGCCCTTCTGCGTGGTGCTGCTGGACGAGGTGGAGAAGGCGCACCCCGCCGTGCACGACGCGCTGCTCGGCGTGCTGGGCGAGGGCCGCCTCACCGACGCGTCCGGCCGCTTCACCGACTTCCGCAACGCGGTGCTCGTGCTCACCAGCAACCTGGGCGCGGACACCTGGCGCGCGCGCGTGGGCTTCGACGCTTCCGGCGGCGAGCCCGAAACCGCCGCCCTGCGCGCGCACTACCTGGCGGAGGTGCAGCGCTTCTTCCGCCCGGAGCTGTTCAACCGGCTGGACGACGTCGTCGTCTTCTCTCCCCTCTCCGCGGACCTGCTGCGCCGGCTGGTGGTGCGCGAGGTGGCAGCCGTGTGCCGCCGCCCGGGGCTGTCCCTCCACGACGCGGCGCTGGAGGTCGCGCCCTCCGCGCTGGACTGGCTGGCCGCGCGCGGCTTCGACCCGCGCTACGGCGCCCGTCCCCTCAAGCGCGTGCTGGAGCGGGAGCTGGTGGTGCCGGTGGCGGCGTGGCTCGCCTCCCACCCCCAAGGCGGCGCGGTGAAGCTGTCCGTCGAGGCCGGTGACGCGGGGCTGTCGCTGCGCGCGGAGGCGGTGGGCGGAGACGCCGAGGGCGTGGGACGGCAGGCCATCGAGCAGGTGCTGGAGGACGCGGCCAGCCTGCGCGCGGAGGTGCAGCGCTGGAGCCGCTCGGAGCCCATGCTGGGCCTGCGGCGTGAGCTGGCCGTCTTCGACAAGGCGTCCCGCCAGCCCGCGTACTGGGAGGAGCGGGCCCTGGCCGAGACGTCCTCACGCAAGGCGTCCGAGGCGCGCGAGCTGGACAAGGCCTTCCGCGACTGCGCGCAGCAGGCGGAGGCCGTGGAGGACCTGCTCTTCGAGGCGCACCTCACGCGCGCCGTGGGACAGGCGGAAGGCCTGGCCCGCGACGTGGCCGGGCTGCGGCGGGCCTTCCAGCCCCTGCGCGAGCGCATCTACGCCAGCCTCTTCCCTCCCTCGCGCGGCGCCACCCTCATCCTCGTCCCCGGCCGTGGCGCCTGGCCGCACCTGTGCACGCTGGCGAAGGCGTACGAGGCCTGGGCGCAGGCGCAGTCCATCACCTTCCAGCGGTCCCTGCTGCTGCCCGAGGAGCCCAAGGCGGACGCGAAGCCGAAGCCCTCGCGCAAGGCCAAGGACGTCCGGCTCGCGTGGCGTGGAGATCAGAGCGGCCCCCTGCACGAGCTGAAGCAGCCTCCCGCCGCGTACGCGCTGCGGCTCACCCGCGACACGCTGCCGCTCCTGCTGGCGGCCGAGCACGGCGTGCACCGCTTCGTCGAGGGCAGCCAGGCGGCGCTGGTGCGCGTGCGCTTCGAGCCGCAGCCCCTGGCCCTGTACGCGCTGCCGGCGCTGGAGGACCTGGAGAAGTCGCTGACGAAGCAGGAGGTGCGCCGGCTGCGTCCGTCCACCAGCGACGCGGCGACGGGCGGTTCGCTGGAGGACCTGCGCACCGGCGCGAAGCAGCGCTACGGGCCGGCGGGGCCGGACATGGAATCGCTGCTGGAGGCGTGGTTGCAGTGGCGCGTCTTCGGCGCGCGGAAGGAGGACTGACGCCATGGACCTCAAGCTGCCCCTGGTGGTGTCCCCCCTTGGCGGACGGTTGGTGCAGGCCTGGGTGCCCGCCTTCTGGCCCCGGCTGAGCGGCGTGGGCCCCAGCCTCTCCACGCTCCGCGACGAGCTGGCGCTCGCCGTCATGGAGCGCTTCGAGAAGGAGCACGTGGCCCACGTGGCCTCCTACCAGCTCCCGCCGCACCTGGCCCTGCGGCACGTCAAGGTGGACACGGAGGCGAGGGACCGGGAGAAGAACAAGCGCGTCGTCCTCCAGGGCCGCATGGCCGTGCTGCTGGAGAAGTGGCCGCGCGACGACTTCTGGGTGGTGACGCCCACGCGGCTGCCCGAGGCCCGCTTCGCGCTGGGTGACCCGGACGCGCTGCCCCAGGCGCTCGCGCGCCGGCTGTCCGCGTGGTGCCTGGAGCACGACCTGGAGGGCCTGGACGAGGCCTGGGGCACCGGCCACGAGCGCCTGGAGCTGCTGGAGGTGGACGCCTACGCGCCCACCATCCTCCCCCGGGCGCCGCGCAGGCCCCCCACCCCACCACGTCGCCGCAAGGCCACCGCCGAGAAGAAGCAGGAGGAGCCAGCCCCGGAGACGCCCGAGCAGCGCGAGGCGCGCCGCAACCGCCGCCGCCTGTCCCTGGTGGAGCTGCGCGAGGTGGCGCGCAACCTGAGCCATGGCGCGCGGGACGGAGCCCTGGAGCGCTGCTTCGGCCGCGAGGCGCTGGTGCGCGAGGTGGTGGACGCGCTGGAGGGCCGCGAGGGCGCCGCGGTGGTGCTCGTGGGTCCGTCCGGCTCCGGCAAGACGGCGCTGGTGCACGAGGCCGTCAGCCGCCTCACCGCGCGGCAGGACGCCGCGGGCACCCGGCGCGACGTGTGGCGCGTGGACGGCAACCAGTTCATCGCGGGCATGATGTACGTGGGCCAATGGGAGGCCCGGGCGCGCGGCGTGGTGCGGGAGCTGGTGGAGGTGGGCGACCTGCTCTACGTGGACGACCTGGCGTCGCTTGTCTACGCGGGGCGCACCCGCAGCGAGCGCACCAACGTGGCGCAGTACCTGGAGCCCCACCTGGCGCGCGGCGAGCTGACGGTGCTGGCCGAGTCCACGCCGGAGCGCTTCGAGCGCGTGCGCGAGGAGGCCCCCACCTTCGCCTCCCTCTTCCGCGTGGTGCACGTGCCCGCGCTGGACGCGCGCGCCACCCTGCCCGCGCTGCTGGGCACGCTGCGCGAGCTGGAGGCCGAAAGCCACGCGGGCGCGGTGCGGCTGTCCCCGCTGGCGCTGGAGACGCTGCTCGATTTGCAGCAGCGCTTCGTCGCGCACGAGGCCTTCCCGGGCAAGGCCGTCCGGCTGCTGCGCCGGGTGGTGTCGCGGCACGGCACCGAGGAGGGCGGCGTGCGCCGCTTCACGCAGGAGGACGTCACCTCCGCCATGCGCGAGCAGACGGGCCTGCCGGACTTCGTGCTGGGCAGCGCGCCACCGAAGACACGCGACACCCTGGAGCGCGAGCTGGCCGCGCAGGTGGCGGGCCAGCCGGAGGCGGTGTCCGCGGTGGTGGACGCCATCCTCACGTTGCAGCGCTCGCTGCAGCCGCCGGACAAGCCGCTGGCCACCTACCTCTTCGTGGGCCCCACCGGCGTGGGCAAGACGGAGACGGCCAAGGCCCTGGCGCGCACCCTCTTCGGCGGCGAGGGGCGGCTGGTGCGCTTCGACATGTCGGAGTTCGTGTCCGCGTCCAGCATCACCCGACTGCTCGGCATGCCGGGCGCGCCGGATGGTGAGCTGACCACCGCGCTGCGCACCCAGCCCTTCTGCGTGGTGCTCTTCGACGAGGTGGAGAAGGCCCACCCGCGCATCTTCGACGCCCTGCTCCAGTTCCTGGGCGAGGGGCGGCTGACGGACGGCGCCGGCCGCACGGTGGACGCGCGCCAGGCGGTGGTGGTGCTGACGTCCAACCTGGGCGTGCGCGAGGCCGCGGCCCGCAGCGGCTTCCACCGCACGGCCGACAGCGCGGAGGCGCACTACCTGTCCTCCGTGCGCGCCTTCTTCCGCCCGGAGTTCTTCAACCGGTTGGACCGGGTGGTGCCCTTCCGCCCGCTGACGCCCGCCGCGCTGCGCGTGGTGGTGGAGCACGCGCTGGAGTCGCTGCTGTCACGCCGGGGCATCCGCCGGGGCAACGTGCTGGTGGAGGTGGAGCCCGCGCTGTTGGATCTGCTCGTGGAGCAGGCCTACGACCCGCGCTACGGCGCCCGGCCCCTCAAGCGCGCGCTGGAGCGGCGCCTCACGGTGCCCCTGGCCCACCACCTGGTGCTGCGGGGCGCGGAGGACCTGGCCCGGGTGGAGCTGTTCCGCCGGGGCGACGACATGGGCCTGTCCGTGGAGCTGATGGCGCGCGAGCCGGCCTGGGCGCCGGAGCCGGACCCCACGGCCTGGACGCTGGCGGACGTGTCGCGCGTGCTGGAGGAGACGGCGGCTCGGCTGGACGCGCTCGGGAACCCGGAGCCAGGCTCGAAGGTGGGTCCGGAGGCGGTGGAGCTGGTGGAGCGGCTGGAGCGCCTGCGCGCGGAGGCGGTGGACATCCGGGAGAACGAGCTGTCGGAGCGCGACTTCCTGGAGACGGAAGCGGCGGTGCCCAAGGAGGTCTCTCGCGGGTACGACTGGAACCGCAACCCCGGGCGTGGCGGTCTCCGGGCCCGGCCGGCCTATGCGTCGGTGCCCCTGCCGGTGTCCCGCGAGGAGCGGCTGCGTCGCTGCCGCCCGCGCGTGGTGGACCTGCGCGACGAGACGGACTGGCTGGCGCATCAGCTCGCCTGCCGCGAGCGGGGCCCGGACGTACGGGCCGTGCTCGTCGAGGGCCTGGGCGACGCGCCCGTGGCCGCGCTGGAGGCGGTGGTGCGTGCGCTGCCGCAGGCGCTGGGGCGCGCGGCGGTGCACGAGGAGCGCGTGGAGCCGGACGGCCGCATCGCGTGGGCGGCGCCCGGTTCACAGCGTCCGGCGGGGGGGCGGGTGCGGCGCATCGCCGTCAGCCTGACGGCCATCGGCCTCGCGGAGGTGCTGGCGCCGCTGGAGGGCTACGCGCTGGTGGAGACCCTCCGGGGCGATGGGGCGCGGCTGGCGCCCGTGCGCGTGGAGCTGATGGAGGGGGACCCGGGCCTGATGGACGACGTGTCCGGGCCGGTGGCCGCGCGCGATGCGGTGCGCGCGGTGGAGCGCGAGGCGCGGCGGGCGGGGACGGAGAAAGAGCAGGGCCGGGGCCGCGCGGTGGTGGAGGGGAGCGAGGGCGTGCTCCTCCACCTGGCGAGCCGGCGCACGCCGTCGGACGCGCTCGCGTGGGCCGGCTGCGTGCTGCGGCGCGCGGCCCGGGAGGAGGGCTGAGCCATGGACAAGAACTTCCACCTCTTCGTGCGCCGCTACCCGGGGGTGGGCGTGGCGGCCCACGTGCTGACGCACCCGCACCTGGCGTCGTTCGCCAGCGACCTGGGCACCGCGCGTCTGGACATCGCGGAGGTGGTGGGCCGCCTCCTGCGCCGTGGCGAGCTGCGGGACGAGCTGACGCACTGGGAGGACCTGCGCCAGCGCCGCATGGCCTTCACC harbors:
- a CDS encoding AAA family ATPase, coding for MNFRFQCWVQRHASRRVTLTPLALPHLAVHADTLEKATEELTLALDDQLTRVHPRRVPEFIAASGGVLHTLEVQEGIPVWGAEENTVSPLHFTAVVAPAHQSFIGLHTPRLGTHLWFQGKVLPPDAAERLGEQLEGLSDARRLALRLEGAESLVELEVQATPTPLATLTPRQLRLDIRPPPRPPDAPVEGVGADLHDEDEDALELDSWEPRRRAHRRDPGAKPEKPPPTPTLERIAVPWHMLARDGQLDPAYEQDALVTLLRARLAAKDAESVVLVGPSGVGKTAVLHALAQSLRVPSAAASERARPFFFLDGSRLIAGEGMGGDWQQQVIRCMREAAEAHALLCLGHAVDLLDAGKSAHSDQNVAQLLLPLLATREVSVVAEATPETWAQVERRNTSFARLFSVVRVEEPPTDALSRILARVAEDDTGPKPLEVLPEALDEARFLCRRFLPYGAQVGNAVAFLRRLVATCAHAEQPRVTRLDAIRQFASESGIPEALLRDDVPLEPSRVRAFLSERVLGQETAVERAAAVVSVLKAGLGDTRRPLGVLLFVGPTGVGKTELSKALAELLFGAKERMVRLDMGEYAGPDALLRLLGDGETPGHLSAAVRRQPFCVVLLDEVEKAHPAVHDALLGVLGEGRLTDASGRFTDFRNAVLVLTSNLGADTWRARVGFDASGGEPETAALRAHYLAEVQRFFRPELFNRLDDVVVFSPLSADLLRRLVVREVAAVCRRPGLSLHDAALEVAPSALDWLAARGFDPRYGARPLKRVLERELVVPVAAWLASHPQGGAVKLSVEAGDAGLSLRAEAVGGDAEGVGRQAIEQVLEDAASLRAEVQRWSRSEPMLGLRRELAVFDKASRQPAYWEERALAETSSRKASEARELDKAFRDCAQQAEAVEDLLFEAHLTRAVGQAEGLARDVAGLRRAFQPLRERIYASLFPPSRGATLILVPGRGAWPHLCTLAKAYEAWAQAQSITFQRSLLLPEEPKADAKPKPSRKAKDVRLAWRGDQSGPLHELKQPPAAYALRLTRDTLPLLLAAEHGVHRFVEGSQAALVRVRFEPQPLALYALPALEDLEKSLTKQEVRRLRPSTSDAATGGSLEDLRTGAKQRYGPAGPDMESLLEAWLQWRVFGARKED
- a CDS encoding AAA family ATPase, whose amino-acid sequence is MDLKLPLVVSPLGGRLVQAWVPAFWPRLSGVGPSLSTLRDELALAVMERFEKEHVAHVASYQLPPHLALRHVKVDTEARDREKNKRVVLQGRMAVLLEKWPRDDFWVVTPTRLPEARFALGDPDALPQALARRLSAWCLEHDLEGLDEAWGTGHERLELLEVDAYAPTILPRAPRRPPTPPRRRKATAEKKQEEPAPETPEQREARRNRRRLSLVELREVARNLSHGARDGALERCFGREALVREVVDALEGREGAAVVLVGPSGSGKTALVHEAVSRLTARQDAAGTRRDVWRVDGNQFIAGMMYVGQWEARARGVVRELVEVGDLLYVDDLASLVYAGRTRSERTNVAQYLEPHLARGELTVLAESTPERFERVREEAPTFASLFRVVHVPALDARATLPALLGTLRELEAESHAGAVRLSPLALETLLDLQQRFVAHEAFPGKAVRLLRRVVSRHGTEEGGVRRFTQEDVTSAMREQTGLPDFVLGSAPPKTRDTLERELAAQVAGQPEAVSAVVDAILTLQRSLQPPDKPLATYLFVGPTGVGKTETAKALARTLFGGEGRLVRFDMSEFVSASSITRLLGMPGAPDGELTTALRTQPFCVVLFDEVEKAHPRIFDALLQFLGEGRLTDGAGRTVDARQAVVVLTSNLGVREAAARSGFHRTADSAEAHYLSSVRAFFRPEFFNRLDRVVPFRPLTPAALRVVVEHALESLLSRRGIRRGNVLVEVEPALLDLLVEQAYDPRYGARPLKRALERRLTVPLAHHLVLRGAEDLARVELFRRGDDMGLSVELMAREPAWAPEPDPTAWTLADVSRVLEETAARLDALGNPEPGSKVGPEAVELVERLERLRAEAVDIRENELSERDFLETEAAVPKEVSRGYDWNRNPGRGGLRARPAYASVPLPVSREERLRRCRPRVVDLRDETDWLAHQLACRERGPDVRAVLVEGLGDAPVAALEAVVRALPQALGRAAVHEERVEPDGRIAWAAPGSQRPAGGRVRRIAVSLTAIGLAEVLAPLEGYALVETLRGDGARLAPVRVELMEGDPGLMDDVSGPVAARDAVRAVEREARRAGTEKEQGRGRAVVEGSEGVLLHLASRRTPSDALAWAGCVLRRAAREEG